Proteins encoded in a region of the Populus nigra chromosome 3, ddPopNigr1.1, whole genome shotgun sequence genome:
- the LOC133689992 gene encoding VIN3-like protein 1, translating to MDLEDTFLAKLSGVQSLSSSVQSTPEKNGNSDDASRSPELLQEFLKSGPKKELLRTCFDKEKKQTASSKSKMTELLKTGNKTYKKQESKKAASSPNNQPSFKKQQRKGENPMRLVPSSEQSSEFGCSNSWICKNSACRAVLSIDDTFCKRCSCCICHLFDDNKDPSLWLVCTSDNGQGDSCELSCHIECALQREKVGVVDLGQLMQLDGSYCCASCGKVSGILGSWKKHLIIAKDARRLDVLCYRIYLSYRLLDGTSRFKELHGIVKDAKAKIETEVGPVDGVSAKMARGIVSRLSVAGDVQKLCSLAIEKAEEWLTTISSANPNCREDSLPAACRFLFEEVKSSSVVIILIELSTALSDDIKGYKLWYCKSREETHAKEPICMFPRSQRRILISNLQPCTEYTFRIVSYTEAGDLGHSEAKCFTKSIEIIQKNPNPSVARNGKKENTVTGGYTSSYNRDSKTTTAVNSSGFIVRDLGKILHLAGAQQQGYFEGFCSADTEKCCGGSKVVKPQTSEDPVPSISHGLDLNVVSVPDLNEELTPFESSRDEDNGCTLEQAIEADDDAASHDVEKNDLARSHGTGDSQTWMHGPSREVPTVDSRSELCRKRAAHTNEDVHDCDSTLINESPFRVSSGSGYLDENFEYCVKTIRWLECEGYINQEFRLKLLTWFSLRSTEQERRVVNTFIQTLIDDPSSLGGQLVDSFSDIISSKRPRNGFCGKLWH from the exons ATGGACTTAGAGGATACATTCCTTGCTAAAC TTTCTGGTGTTCAAAGCCTTTCTTCCAGTGTGCAAAGCACCCCGGAAAAAAATGGCAATTCAGATGATGCTTCTAGAAGTCCAGAACTCCTTCAAGAGTTTCTAAAATCTGGTCCCAAAAAGGAACTTCTTCGAACTTGCtttgacaaagaaaagaaacaaacagcTTCATCAAAAAGCAAAATGACAGAACTTCTGAAGACAGGTAACAAAACTTATAAGAAGCAGGAATCCAAAAAAGCTGCTTCTAGTCCCAATAATCAACCTTCTTTTAAGAAGCAACAAAGAAAGGGGGAAAACCCAATGCGACTTGTACCTTCTTCTGAGCAGTCATCTGAGTTTGGATGTTCAAACTCATGGATATgtaaaaattcagcttgcagaGCTGTTCTATCCATTGACGACACATTTTGCAAGAGGTGCTCTTGCTGTATTTGTCATTTATTTGATGACAATAAAGACCCAAGTCTCTGGTTGGTTTGCACATCTGACAATGGTCAGGGGGACTCCTGTGAGCTATCTTGTCATATTGAGTGTGCCCTTCAACGTGAAAAGGTCGGGGTTGTTGACCTTGGCCAATTGATGCAGTTAGATGGTAGTTATTGTTGTGCTTCTTGTGGTAAAGTTTCAGGGATTCTCGG AAGTTGGAAGAAGCATCTAATTATAGCAAAGGATGCTCGTAGACTTGATGTGCTCTGTTATAGGATATACTTGAGCTACAGACTACTTGATGGGACTTCAAGGTTTAAAGAActgcatggaattgtcaaggATGCCAAGGCTAAAATAGAAACAGAAGTAGGTCCAGTAGATGGTGTTTCTGCCAAGATGGCACGTGGCATTGTCAGCAGACTCTCTGTTGCTGGTGATGTACAGAAACTTTGCTCTCTTGCAATTGAAAAGGCAGAAGAATGGCTCACTACCATTTCTAGTGCAAACCCAAATTGCAGAG AGGATTCCCTTCCTGCTGCTTGCAGATTCTTATTTGAAGAAGTGAAATCCTCATCtgttgtaattattttaattgaattgtctACTGCATTGTCTGATGATATTAAGGGCTACAAGCTCTGGTATTGCAAGAGTAGAGAAGAGACACATGCAAAAGAACCTATTTGCATGTTTCCAAGATCTCAGAGAAGGATTTTGATTTCCAATCTACAGCCCTGCACAGAGTATACTTTTCGGATTGTTTCTTATACAGAGGCTGGTGACTTGGGTCATTCCGAGGCTAAGTGTTTTACCAAGAGCATAgagataattcaaaaaaatcctAATCCTTCAGTTGCAAGGAATGGTAAGAAAGAGAATACTGTCACTGGAGGATATACTTCTAGTTACAATAGGGATTCCAAAACTACAACTGCTGTTAATTCTTCTGGATTCATTGTTCGTGACCTTGGAAAGATTCTTCATCTGGCTGGGGCTCAACAGCAAGGCTACTTTGAAGGTTTCTGCAGTGCTGATACCGAAAAATGCTGTGGAGGCAGCAAAGTGGTCAAGCCTCAAACTTCAGAAGATCCAGTGCCATCTATTTCACATGGGCTAGACTTAAATGTTGTTTCAGTGCCTGATTTGAATGAAGAGCTGACTCCATTTGAGTCCTCCCGTGATGAGGATAATGGGTGCACTTTGGAGCAGGCAATTGAGGCAGATGATGATGCTGCTTCCCATGATGTAGAGAAAAATGATTTAGCAAGATCTCATGGTACTGGTGACTCCCAGACCTGGATGCATGGGCCAAGCAGGGAAGTGCCCACTGTTGATTCCCGGTCAGAGTTGTGCAGGAAAAGGGCTGCACACACGAATGAAGACGTGCATGACTGTGATAGCACTTTGATAAATGAATCACCATTCCGTGTGTCCAGTGGTTCAGGTTACCTGGATGAGAACTTTGAGTACTGTGTGAAGACGATCCGTTGGTTGGAATGTGAGGGTTACATTAACCAGGAATTTAGGTTGAAATTGCTGACATGGTTTAGTTTGAGATCAACGGAACAAGAACGTAGAGTGGTTAACACCTTTATCCAAACTCTGATTGATGATCCTAGTAGCCTGGGAGGACAGTTGGTTGACTCCTTTTCAGATATCATATCCAGCAAGAGGCCACGGAATGGATTCTGTGGCAAGCTGTGGCATTAA